Proteins encoded together in one Lathyrus oleraceus cultivar Zhongwan6 chromosome 5, CAAS_Psat_ZW6_1.0, whole genome shotgun sequence window:
- the LOC127082112 gene encoding putative protein phosphatase 2C 76: MLQGRRKSQEDRTLCVLDVRIPFPGTMGIREVVVGIVAVFDGHNGAEASEMASKLLMEYFVLHTYFLLDAMYSVVSKTSTGKLLHRRDHDHGNLLHRWKEILGWQWHELHSERLQNVFSANFDDSFHLEILKEALLRAIHDIDVRFSEEASRNNIHSGSTATVVLVADDKFLVANIGDSKAFLCSENFQSPKEAKASLLELYRQTERDGSVSVWDREKYRLASSHGLNHFAVKELTRDHHPDREDERTRVEAAGGQVLNWGGLPRVNGQLAITRAIGDVLFKSYGRRAACTY; this comes from the exons ATGCTCCAGGGTCGAAGAAAATCACAAGAGGATCGCACTCTCTGTGTACTCGATGTTCGCATTCCATTCCCCG GTACGATGGGGATCAGGGAGGTTGTAGTTGGAATTGTGGCGGTTTTCGATGGACATAACGGTGCTGAAGCTAGTGAGATGGCGTCAAAACTTTTGATGGAGTATTTTGTTCTGCATACTTATTTTCTTCTTGATGCAATGTATTCTGTTGTATCAAAGACTTCCACAGGAAAATTGCTTCACAGGCGAGACCATGATCACGGAAACTTATTGCATAGGTGGAAAGAGATTTTAGGTTGGCAATGGCATGAACTGCATTCTGAAAG GTTGCAGAATGTATTTTCTGCTAATTTTGATGATTCTTTTCACTTGGAAATTTTGAAGGAAGCATTGTTGAGAGCAATCCATGATATTGATGTAAGGTTTTCTGAG GAAGCCTCTAGAAATAACATTCATTCAGGATCTACAGCAACAGTTGTATTGGTTGCAGATGATAAGTTTTTGGTTGCCAATATTGGGGATTCTAAGGCTTTCTTGTGCTCTGAAAATTTTCAGTCTCCTAAGGAAGCTAAAG CCTCCTTATTAGAGCTATATAGGCAGACAGAGCGTGATGGTTCTGTTTCTGTGTGGGATCGTGAAAAGTATAGATTAGCTTCTTCCCATGGGCTCAATCATTTTGCAGTGAAGGAATTGACTAGGGATCACCATCCAGACAGAGAGGATGAAAGAACTCGGGTGGAAGCTGCTGGTGGTCAAGTTCTAAATTGGGGTGGTTTGCCTCGCGTAAATGGTCAGCTGGCCATTACACGAGCTATTGGTGATGTGTTATTTAAAAG TTATGGAAGAAGAGCTGCCTGCACCTactga
- the LOC127086532 gene encoding zingipain-2, whose amino-acid sequence MYCFNQKNVLILFFILTLWTSLVTCNKLLERHEQWMEEHGKSYNDAAEKEKRFQIFKQNLEFIESFNAAGDSGFNLSINQFADQTNEEFNGQKKPLTDVEIAASEERVFRYENVTDVPSTMDWRERGAVTPIKHQHLCSCWAFATVAATEGINQITTGRLVSLSEQELVDCVKTNTTYGCKGGYSEDAYDFIVKKGGITSEAKYPYKRVDGKCNIKKSSYIVANIKGYETVPANNEKALLKAVANQPVGVYIASGKRAFQFYSSGILGEECGIIDLDHAVTIVGYGTNDDGVKYWLVKNSWGTKWGEKGYVKFKRDIHAKEGVCGLAMVPTYPIA is encoded by the exons ATGTATTGCTTTAACCAAAAAAATGTTTTAATTCTGTTTTTCATTCTCACTCTGTGGACATCTCTTGTAACTTGTAACAAGTTGCTGGAGAGACACGAGCAGTGGATGGAAGAACATGGTAAGTCTTACAATGATGCTGCTGAGAAAGAAAAACGTTTCCAAATATTCAAGCAAAATTTGGAGTTCATTGAATCATTCAATGCTGCTGGAGACAGTGGTTTCAACCTTAGCATTAATCAATTTGCAGACCAAACCAATGAAGAATTTAATGGTCAGAAGAAGCCACTAACTGATGTTGAAATAGCAGCATCAGAAGAAAGAGTGTTTAGGTATGAAAATGTAACTGATGTTCCTTCTACCATGGATTGGAGAGAAAGAGGAGCCGTTACTCCAATCAAGCATCAGCACCTTT GTAGTTGTTGGGCATTTGCAACCGTGGCTGCAACAGAAGGTATTAACCAAATAACAACAGGAAGATTGGTGTCACTCTCAGAACAAGAACTAGTAGATTGTGTTAAAACTAATACAACTTATGGATGTAAAGGTGGTTATTCAGAAGATGCTTATGATTTCATTGTTAAAAAAGGAGGAATAACAAGTGAAGCCAAATACCCTTATAAAAGAGTTGATGGAAAATGTAATATTAAGAAAAGTTCCTACATTGTTGCCAACATTAAGGGTTATGAAACAGTTCCTGCTAATAATGAAAAAGCACTTTTAAAAGCAGTTGCAAATCAACCTGTAGGGGTTTATATTGCATCTGGAAAACGTGCTTTCCAATTTTACTCAAGTGGAATTTTGGGAGAAGAATGTGGAATAATTGATTTAGACCATGCAGTTACAATAGTTGGTTATGGTACCAATGATGATGGTGTGAAATATTGGTTAGTGAAAAATTCATGGGGCACTAAATGGGGTGAGAAAGGatatgtcaagtttaaaagagACATACATGCAAAGGAAGGTGTATGCGGACTTGCTATGGTTCCTACCTATCCAATAGCATAA